Within the Oreochromis niloticus isolate F11D_XX linkage group LG14, O_niloticus_UMD_NMBU, whole genome shotgun sequence genome, the region AGGACCTCCGGCAATATCGACGTCCTTGTTAGAAAGACAAGATGGCTGGACTTCCCCAGACAGATAGTTCAGGGTATCTTCGATCTGTGGTGATTCTGGGAATGTTCAAGGATATAAGGAGTTCTTTTAAACATCATGAACACAATATTGTCCTCATATGTAAGCTGTTGTGTTCTGCAGATGTGTCCATAGACTCCCAGTGTCTGTGTGCAAAAAGCAGGCTGTTAAATCCTGTTATTCTAGGACATGGAGGGCAGAAGATCTAAATCTGGGagctttcttttcttaaaaatcttccaaacacttaaaaaaaaaaaagaaaaaaaaagacttggtTCCTCCAGCCGTCCTTAGAGCTACTAAAGCTCAGCTACACTTCCTGCTTTGGACCTTTTATACCTGATGTTTTGCATGCTGATACATTTCCTACAGTGCTGAAGTCTTTGAGCCTATATTTAGTTCAAATACAGAAACGTTTAAATCCTCTCTTTCCTTCATGAATCCATATGAAAAACCACAGGCTTGTAAAGCAGTATGTTAGTATGACTTGTTATAGTGAGAAAAACAGATAACAGAAGGTTCAGGTTTCACGTTTTAATAACAGATCTCCATTTACAAACAGTGACGTCATTCAGCTGCTTTAACTTCCATCAGAGCAGGCatagagtgtgtctgtgtgtgtgtgtgtgtgtgtgtgtgtgtgtgtgtgtgtgtgtgtgtgtgtgtctgtgtgtgtgtgtgtgagtggctgTCTGTGTATGGTGATTAATGAAGAATGCATATTTCAACATTAACAagcacacaggagagaaacacGGACATATTAAAGTGGCTTGATTTGCTTTTCTTCATCCTGATGAAAAGATTTGTGGAACGCTGTTTGTTCCCTCAGTGCTGAACGTGTGCAAGTTTGGATTGTCCGTgacgggggggggggctgtgcGTGTGGCTGTTTGTTTGCTGCCTGCAGACAGTCTGaacacagaaatgaacagagGTCAGCGGAAAACACAAAATTTTCTGATTTCAGCGCCTCAAACAAACACCAATTCCTGCAAATTTAAAACTTAAACATGGAGCTCGAATTGTTCACGCTGCTCTCCAATGTCACCTCTGTCACCACTCACTGCTTAAACCGTTTCTTCCACTTAATGAGGCACAAAAATGCAAccagctttttaaaaagacacagctctcaaacaaactgaagactCTCTTATTGCTGaatgttttatcttttatccCAGTGAATGTTCAAGTCAAGAATGTGCTGATTTCTAAATaagctcttgcactgcaggattcgtttttgcctcttttacaTGGATGGAAACACTGCGAGGAAACGTCAGAGGCACTGCGTTGTTATAGGACATCTTGAAGCTGCATTAAAATGAGTTTTAACTTGTGACTTTATTGTACTTCTCCAATAAAATTTGACATTAATTCTGCACAACAGAGGACAAATACACAGAGAGACTGTGACCCCTAAAATCATCCAGTTTAGAGAACCAAAAACCTTAGAAACCATAAAGACAAAGGCAAATCTCCGTCTATATTTGAGTATCCAGGGAGTTTGGGAGGTTTTTTGATGCTGCGTTATGAAGCAGGCTTAGTTCACCTGTAAACAAACACCTGGTTGTGAAATACCTGGATTAGTTTGAAGATGTTTTTTGGAGACGTTCGACCTGTTAAATAATCTGTGCTCTCATCAGTGTTTCAGGTGAAGGTCCAGATTTTCTCCTCACACGTCGTGATGCGACATTAATTTGGCCCTAAAGCTGAAGCAGACTCCAAGAGCTCACGATTCTCATTCGAAGATACCCTCCTTAGGCGTGCTGTTGCTATGACGACAAGGATGAATTCACGTGCTGCGACAACAGCGACTCAGACGCAAAGCCAAGAAACCGACGGTTTGTCTGGGGCTCCAAGGGCACAACCTTGGCTCCTGCAGCGCAGGATGTTTGCTCAGCTATTTATAGGCAGACAGGTAAGAACAAGTTTAAGATCAAACACAGGAAGGCGCTGAATACTGACACCTGGTTTTGAATAGATCAGGCCAATAATCTGCTAATGAATGCgctgtttcagtttaatttgatTCTTGACAACATCTGGCCCTGATATCGCAAAAAGTAATCATGTTTACAACATGACAGGACAGAAGCATCACTCAAAGTTTTAGTGTTAACTATTAATGCTATTCtgcttttacttatttatttcctTGTTTTCTGTGATATACCTACTGTTAGAATGCTGGGTGCTTTTATTAAACCTGCACAAAGGTTCAAATTATGAGGTCAGTGTATGTGTAGGAATCCCTGTAAACTAAAAGCTCAGTAACAGTtaatttttttctactcttggctctgtatgatgtcaccaAGTGAGGCTATTCcttatatggtcatctcaggcagagaagccccacccacccaccaatTCACTCATCAAATTGTATCTTTATGAGGtagccaatcagaaaaaaaaaaaaaagatgtgttaAAGTGGGAGGAGTTTCTTGAAGCTCCCTTAGCGGAGTCCAGGAAGTCTCCTAGGGAAATGCGCCTACTGTGTCGCTTTAAATACTCAGAGATACTAAAATTGGCAAATTTTTTAAATAGTCATGCACACAGCGTCAGAGTGAACAGAAATACAGTCCGATTATGATGGGAGGATGGTTAAGGTGCAGTCCTGTAGCCTCTAAATCAGCTGATTATAAGTTGTTACTACCAGAAATGTCTGGATTACAATCTGGGCTCAAACGTATCCTCACTACACACCATCTGGACCAGCAAAACTTGAGGTACTAAACAACTGACGTATAAATTACGTCTCTGTACTTTATCaggaaaatcaataaaaatctacttttaaaagttatgtgAGTATCATACAGGGAAGTGCAAGGATTCAACCAGGAATTATTTAAATACTAATAACAAGCCTGACagttaaactttgttttttgttgattacaaaaacaaagtgtttacgtaatcaacaaaaaacaaactcaaactcaCAAAAATGTTAATAACTGGAAGTTTTAAGATTGGCTCAACTGATCCCCAAGCAATCTGGAATTTTCTGGGATCTAGGAATTTTTGAAATTCCCAGAAGGGTAAATTTGCCCGTTGACTTTCCATTTTCATAGATACAAATCAAGCtgaactaaaagaaaaacattgtcTAGATGGTTTTGTTAAAGTATAGCTCATTAATCCAGACGCAGATGTCCTTTTGGATCCCGGGACTCAGTGAATGCTAAATGTGGGGGAAACTTTCCGCCTTGGACGTGCTTTAAACTTTCAGGACTTGTGTTTGGCGCAGCTTTTGGCAGGTTTATGGCCGACAGCAAAAAATAAGAcagattttttgtttcttttctatcGTCAGGAATCTGAACAAAGGCTGAAAAGTCGAGTCAAGTGTAAATTCAGTCACGCAAAGGGAACAAACTTCATCACGGAGATGTGCAATTATTAAATTCCTTCCAACTAAACGTGTGCAGTGAGTGTCGGGGGCGTAATGGGAGCCATTTTGCCGCTTCAGTCAGATCGATAAACAGAAAGTACACCCCTGAATGTGGCAGCTAACAATGGACCGtggatttattttatgtgcaaaTTCTTGCAAGAGGCAATTCAGGTGCAACAGGAGAGTCCATAACACAGAATACATGATGCTACACCAAGAGGGggactgtgtgtgcgtgtgtgtgtgtgtgtttggaatgTGCAACAGTGTGCGTTTGTTGGTGCCCAGGTTACTCATTAAGATGCATGAGGATTAGTGACGAGTCGACTGATTAGCTTGGACAGTCAGCTGAAATGATTGCTCTCTGTGCTCGAGTCGGGTCGGTCACCCCGGACCCCAAAAACATCAGATTAAACCCAGACTGCTTTCAGGGCCAAACTAGAGAAACTctataacacaaaataaaaacacatcgaCATCTTCATGTTCCCTAAAACAGCAGACATTCGATTTATAACCGTCTCGTTTGTATGTACAATAGAAGGATCTTCATATATTAATAATCTTCATCTTTCCTGCTTCGTCTTCGCCTCATCATCGCTGCCGAGTCCCTACACGTTTTGTCCGCTGTGTATTTATAGAgtattttcattatttacagTATAAATTACTACACAGTCttgtgataaaataaataacataaatacaATGGCCGTGGCTTTTGCAGTGTCTTTAGCATGAAGGGGAAAATGGGAGGGGTCCGATGGAGGAGGGCCTGCCGTTAGCTCCTCTGTTGCTTCGGGGTTACAGACAGAAAGGATGAAGAACGCGGTTAAAGCAGTCTTTCTGCAGAGAGACACGGAGGAGGGAGGGCGGAAGCAGTGGGAATAAACCGCATTCCCACTTAGGGAGGGAAACTCTTCCTGAGAAACACTTTTCTCACCTCCAACATGGACAAAAAGCTCATTAAATAATAAAACGTCCCAACTTTCTGGACTTAATTTTGGCCAATCAAGAGCGTCCCCTTGTGCACCTCTGTACCGCCTTCAGGCTTGCTGCGTGTTTTAGATCACTCGGTGGAAGTTTTCTAATAATGATTACAAACTTACACATCCGATGAGAGCTATCACTCCGGCTACAAACGCGCAGTTATCAGTGGAAGAGTCTGCAGAGTCCAAGCTAGATGGGAGCACGTCAGGTGAGGAGTACGACCACGGATGATGATCttaatttctttttccaggaagCTGAGCAGCATGAAATCTGTCAACCAGGTTTAGAGGCCCCCGTAACATCCCAAGGACTCTGAAAGAGGAGCATTTTACCCACAGAAACATAATATGTGCTCACTCCCTGAAGGGTCACCCTTTAGACTCACTGAAGGAGACTTCCACAGAGCAATCTAAAAATAAAGTTGCCCAAAGAGACGCATCCAATTTATAGTTTATCAGTGATGGCAAATTTAAACCAAttgataaatgtttgttttttttaaatgggccATTTTAAAAAACTTCCACTTAGCTACAGTGGAAGAACTTCATGTGGAAAATGGGACCAGGTAGAGCTGACGTGCTCGAATAGTCCAGAGGCTGGCTTTTTAGGTCCATCATATGGTCAAAAATACATGGACACCTGAACACTTCACCCGTATGTGACTCATACTCTGCTGCTGCAACAGCTTTTCCAAGACATTAGTGGCGTCTAACACGGATTTCATAGTTCCAGTTGATCCTAAACGAGGTCTGGCTGGTTTccaaaatgctttaaaacattcctcagaaaataaatgaaaactgcagtaaaagaaaaaaacaaacaaacaaaacaactaaagGGGTGTCCACATACTTCTGTCATATACTGATATGGTCCACTGTGGCTTAATGCTATATTCATTTGTTACCACGTTTTCCTAATCTGTAATGTTTCAGGAAGAGTTTCCCACCTCCGGCTGAAGGTGAGTACAGAGAGTTATACTGAGGGTTAATACTGCAGTGATAGGTCAGGTATCGTCTCTGGTAGTTGGCCCCAAATTCTGACATAttaggaggaggatgaggagggaaAGGATGGAGGGATGAGTGCAAAGCTTCTCCTCCAGCTATACCACCGTGCCGCTCGGAGAGTTCCCGTTCTGTGCTGTCAGGTTCTGAACGGGagaagaataaaaacacaaagttagACACGCTGAAAATCGTCTCCTGTCTGCACTCAAACTGAACTTTTAAACTAACCCTGGTTCATAATTATACtgataaaacaaacagtaaGTGGGATAATTACCACTTCATAATGAAGGCCCTTAAATAAAACTACACTGATACTAATTTTCCCAAGAGGGCAACACCAGAGCCAGTGTCTGTTTAAAGGGTCGTATCAATACACTGAACTCGATTCTgttcaatattaattttatgtctttataaaATTATTGATGTGGTCCTCCACATCTGTCCCAGTTTCTTATATGAACTACTCTATAACCCCTTTTCCATTAGAATGTACTTGGATCAACTCTGCACAGTTCACCACGGTTTTCAGGGTTTAGGTCACAGTACCTGGCACaaggtacttttttttttttagtacctgctcgcCCGGGTTTCCACGCGATCCGAGCAGGTACTAAACTGCGACATcgtcagactgcatgccaccaaTGGGCTTGACAGTAGCATCACTCGAGAGTCTGTTGTTCACGAAAATTAAAACCGCCATTTTTAAAATgactacaaaaaaacaacgctGTGTTCCCCCGAGTCTGACAAAGCCACAGACTGAGCAGCAGGTATATTCTTGTTCAACTTCTTTTTAGCATTcgtttcacattttaattacgtCGAGGGACGCTCGGACATGTTGATATGACGACAGCCATGCACATTAAGTAGTACTGAATTTGTAGTGGAAAACCAATCAATCCGAGCCGAGCAGGGTCGATCCGTGGAGAGTTAATCCGAGtgggtactaatggaaaaggggctgaTGAGAGCTGGACAGGCCATAGAAGGTCCTTAAGTCATCAGCAGGACCGGTATCTGCTCCTCAGTGAAAGTAGGAACAGcatgagcactgccagagctacaaaatgacctccagcaggccactgttgtgaatgtctctgaccaaggaatcagaaacagacttcatgagggtgACATGAGCCCCGACGCCCTCTAGTGGACCCTGTGCTCACTGCCCAGCACCTTGTAGCCCAAACtggcatttgccatagaatgtgtatgaatgtgtgtgtgaatgggtgaatgactggatatgtaaagcgctttggggtccttagggaccataaaagcgctatataaatacaggccatttaccatagaATACCAGAAATGGGAGGTTGTGCTTTATACAGGCgagagcaggttcaccctgagtaCACATGATAGACGTCAAAGGGTCTGCAGAAGCTGTGGAGAAACTTAAGCTGCCTGTTACACCACTCAGCACAACCAGTTTGGTGGTgagtcagtgatggtctggagaGACGTATCTATGGAGACCTGCATAGACCTCAACAGGACAGGCAGCAGCACCCTGACCGCCATCAGGTTTCGGCTCTCTGTAGGTTGATAATTTTCACTTCCAACAAATGATGAGGAATCATTGGTTCCAGATCCTCCTGTCTCAGAAAACCAGGACCTTCACAGGTGACCCGCGGGGTCAGCGTCTCAGGTCAATCAGGTCCCACACTTCCAGACTCACTAACAGCTTCTTCCCTTGAGCCATTGAGACTGTTAACAAACACTACCCCCCCCCGGCAGTCAGCCTCCAATGATGATTAAGTACCTAAAAATGAGGTAATTCACCAACCTCCACAAACCACTGAACTCTGAAAAATATGCAAGAAAATGGTTGGTGCTGAAGGCAAAACGACAAACGTGTTTCACtactaaataaataagtacTACTGttaaaatacttattttatgcttttatttcaacactactTGAGCTACCCAAAaacttgattctgttcatctggacgcagcattttcagtgggagaaatgtttcatcgctcatccaagtgactgcttcagtttttcataacaaaaatttaaaataaataattgttccaccccaaggatcaggTCCCCCGGCATAAACAGAGGATTGTtgtgatttatacatcgggAAAACCAAACAACCTGTGGCTAAGTGGGTgtcacaacacagaagagctacctcgtcaggccaggactctgcagtctatttacacctacaggccagtggacactctttcaatgatgaggatgtaacatcctggacagggaggaacgctggtttgagcggggagtcaaggaggccatttacatgaaaagggaaagaccatctctgaatcgaggagggggcctaaaggtacatctttcgccatcttacaatgctgtgattgcagccattccccaactctctgtgaatggtactcatggccattgatcaaatAAGTGGTTTGTTCATCAAtgatcatgacaatttgcattttaatgatcaaggaactgacctcacagctcattgttccttcagtggtgctaatttcagtcattatgaaaatgtcctgtttataaggttggggaaacctgcagccagctgacactgaagaagtcacttggatgagtgacgaaacgtttctcccactgaaaacgctacgtccagatgaacagaatcaacttttgggatttacttacctggatgattgagcatgcatcaagacttgGGCTACTCAGAAATACATCACAACTTTTCCTGAAATATACACCAGCAGTCAGTGTTTCTCTGTCCTCTTTTAGGCCTAACAAATTGGTTGAAGACATTTTGCTCCAACTTTCTGAAGAGGTTAAATCGTGTTTTAGAATAAATTAGATGATAAAGAAGGGTTTGCTTTCAGGTGTAGAAAATCTGTATCTGGGCAATCAATGCCACATGAGCGTGCACTGTCCTTGATTGAGCCTTCAGTTGCTCAGAGTTCGGTCGTGCTATAGGACTAATGCTACAGTAATGGCTGACGCATCTGTCAATGTTCGGGTGAACTGTGACATCAACGCGGCCTCGTAACCGTTCACACGGTCAGCTCAGAAAGCGGTAATGTTTTTCTCAGCTCAGCACTGGAATAAAGGAGGTTTTTTTCATGTCCATGGCAGCATGTGCCATAGCTGATGAGGACGAGGGTGAGGCTGAAATGCCTGTATGAACTGGGCTGTTCCCTCTTTGCAGCAGGTATCTTTTGTTTTAAGCCTGTTTTTCAGGAGCTCAGCAGCTTCGATGCCTCACCCAAACATGGTCGCATCTGGCTTTAAAACACCAGATTAAAGGCTTCAGAATTAAAGGTTTCAAAATGATACCCTATAAAATGAAAGATGATGTGATGATGGCTTAGTCCATCGCTGTTTTTGCCCTGTACTGTAAATTAAAACCATGTTGGACTGGAGTCATGAAGACATGTGAAGCGAGTTATTCTCTGAGCTCTAACTGACTGCAAGACTAACCAACTAGAGAGAAAAACCATGACTTAAAAAATGTTAACAGGAGACGTACCGCCTTCCCCGGCCGTGCCCAGGTACAGATGAGGCCCTCTTGGCAGGCCGTGATGATGCAGTCATCCATGAACACCAGGACCGTCAGCCTCTCGTGTGCAATCTTCTTACAGACCAGCGGCTCCAGCAGCGGCACTTCGTGCATGCGCGGGCACAGCGTGGTGCCCAGCACCTTGGCGGCGTCCAGCCGGTTGCTCCTCGGCGCCACGTTGATCTTGTCGTTGCTTTTGCTGATGTTGCCCAGGCTGTGGTACCGCTTGTGCTCCTTCTCCACGCCCCCACTGCTGCCGGACTTATCCGACTTGCGCTCCTGTAGGGAAAGCGTGGCGAAGCGGCCGATGCTGAAGGGGGTGCTGTTTCCTCCGCCGCTGctccctcccctcctcctcctcccccactGCCCTCTGAGGCGCCCTGGCCTTTGGAGGCGTTCGCCACAGCAGGGTGGGGCAAAGAGTTGGAGCGCGAAAGGGAGCGAGGAAGCGGTAAAGGGAGCGTGGGTGGGTTGGAGGCGCCGGTGTTAGTGTTCGGGGGTGATGGTGTCCCTCCACACCTCCACTTCCTCCCCCACCTGAGGTGCTGTTGACCACCCCGCTGCCAGAGTTGGACAGCGAAGGCCCAAAAGTGTTAGTAAAGGCGCGGGATAGCGGCAGGCGCGGGTACAGCACGTCATCAGTCAGGTCCCACAGACAGAACTGGGTGTCCTGCCCCACCGAGCCGAATCGGTAAGTGACCGATGGCGAACCGCCGCCTTTTGAGCTGTGCCGAGAAAGACGCGATAACGTGCTGCTCGTTCGAACCCGCCCAAAGTGCATGGAGTTATTTTGCGCCCCCTGGTGGAGGTCCTCCTCGCTGCCACTGAGCTCCATAGGCTCCTCATCTTCCAGGGAAGTCGTGAAGGGATCAAATGCTACCACATTGACCCAAGACTTGTGGCCGTGCCCCCTCGCTACCACTCGGCTTTCTGCAAATGACCACACAGTAACCAGATCATCCTCCCCTCCCGTGGCGAGATATTTCCCATCGGGGCTCCACGACACGCAGAGCAGCCCACCAAAGTAGCTCTTCATCACGCCCTGAAGCTCCATTGAATCAAAGTGGAAGACGCGCAGGCATCCGTCCTGGCCCACGCACGCCACGTGCACGCCGTCTGGGGAGAACGCAAACTCGTTGAGGCCT harbors:
- the zmp:0000000529 gene encoding LOW QUALITY PROTEIN: WD repeat-containing protein 20 (The sequence of the model RefSeq protein was modified relative to this genomic sequence to represent the inferred CDS: deleted 4 bases in 2 codons) — its product is MVKLQPEDPSEESERVCFNIGRELYFYTYTNIKKAVDLSKPIDKRIYKGTQPTCHDFNQYSATAESVALIVGFSAGQVQYLDPIKKETSKLFNEERLIDKSKVTCLKWLPKSENLFLASHASGHLYLYNVDHPCGTTAPQYSLLRQGEGFAVYACKTKTPRNPLLRWAVGEGGLNEFAFSPDGVHVACVGQDGCLRVFHFDSMELQGVMKSYFGGLLCVSWSPDGKYLATGGEDDLVTVWSFAESRVVARGHGHKSWVNVVAFDPFTTSLEDEEPMELSGSEEDLHQGAQNNSMHFGRVRTSSTLSRLSRHSSKGGGSPSVTYRFGSVGQDTQFCLWDLTDDVLYPRLPLSRAFTNTFGPSLSNSGSGVVNSTSGGGGSGGVEGPSPPNTNTGASNPPTLPLPLPRSLSRSNSLPHPAVANASKGQGASEGSGGGGGGEGAAAEESTPFSIGRFATLSLQERKSDKSGSSGGVEKEHKRYHSLGNISKSNDKINVAPRSNRLDAAKVLGTTLCPRMHEVPLLEPLVCKKIAHERLTVLVFMDDCIITACQEGLICTWARPGKANLTAQNGNSPSGTVV